The sequence CAAGGGTTAAATTCCCCTACAAGATCTTATCTGTCTTTTTGATCTGCTACTTTGTGTGCACAGAAGTTTCAGCTGTAGTTTTGGTCCACATACACTCAGACATTAGTATTATAGATTATTAACCCATTCCTATATCTTTGTAAGAAATAGCGAAAAACTATTTTATATACCACACTGTactttttaattactttaattatGGAATACTGCAGATTTTTTTAGTATGGGTTTTATTCTGCCATTTTTGAAGTTGTATATGTTACACATTAAAGGCTTTTTCGTACAGAGACTATTGAGAGCAGCTAGATGTCTGCAACCAGGTCTAATATAATATGATTTTTAAGTTTGTTTAAATAATTTTCCTTCGCGTCTAGTAGGCTAAaagttttttatattctttttatttttaatagtttaAGTTTTAGTTAAGCAAATTTACATGTTAAACTGAAATAATTTTTggccttttaataaatataacaatacgGCTGCACATCtgatatgtacatacatacctATGTAACATTTCAGATGTCTAACTGCTATTATTTACATGACGGTTACCATCAAGCTTTTTGTTATTGTAAAAAACGTACATTCTGGATACATTTGTGAGTCTTTACAATGCATTCGGCTGGGCAGCAAGTGCCTTGTGTTTAATATGTGACACAGGGGATAGAGTTCAGAGATGGTTGGATAGGTTCATTGTTTTACACTTATACAGTAAATTTGGCCACAAACCGTACAATTCACTCATTCAATCTGATCTTTTTTGTTATCAACCTGACATGTGGGTAACAATAGACAAAATAGAATCATATGTAGATGGTCAGAAATTGATTGAATTACAAATAAGGTTAGGTGGAAAATCTTCATCCAAAAAGATTGGATTGAAGCTGAATTAAGTATCTTTGTTGTAAATATATGATTAAAGTCGAATGATGCTACTTTGCACATGCAGTGAAATTGTTTAGCAatcctttttcttattttttaatctaaataaaaataatctaattATAAGGTGAGCCTGAATTGAACGTTGATGTGATTGCACAGAAGTTGTCATTTGTTGTAAACAAAATACATTGATACATGTGTAGCCATCTAAGTTAGAACTCAGTTCAGTAttactttgtttttttgctagaatattcaattaaaagaaaatgttttctcttttttccaGCAATGATTGTACGATTCCTCACAAAAAGATTTATTGGAGACTATGAAACCAATACTGGTAAGACTGCAACTTGGCTGACTAAAATTTTAACATACCATCCAGTAAAATTTGACATTGTACTTAATAcagcatatttgtattttattaacagGAAATCTGTACTCCAGGCTTGTGGTTGTAGAAGGAGATCATATGGCTTTGCAGATCCAAGATACACCAGGCTTATTGAAGGTATGGATCTCAATTGCTATACACAATGCATGGTTTATTCATTTGTCCGCAATCTGTTTTATAAGATGCATCCATCCAGGTACTTGGTTTTATGTAATGTTGAATGGCTTTCAGAAATCTGCCATTATTGTCTCTCCAGCCCCCCTAAAATCTGCCCTGCGCTGAAAATTTGCAGAGGTAACTTACAAATGAGTCACTAATTCCCCTGACTCAGAAAGTATTTAAATTAGTTATAGTGGGCACTAcagtaataaatatacataaaatatagaagTGTATGTAGCTCTGTACACAGCACGTCTCAGGGATAAGTATCTGCTTGTTCAAAGTTATAGAACACGTGAAGTTAAAGTAATCGGTTCCAGAACACAGGAAGCCAACTCTGAGATGCTAACCTGGACTGGCAGTAAAAATAATGTCTTTGCAGAACAAAATCCCTGATACAACAAGCAAAGTGAAGAATGCTTTCATGTCTGCCCTGTCTCCAGCACTTGTAACCCATTAACATATAAACTATACATATTTGAGTGGGCTGTTTTAAAAGCACAGGTCAATGGCTCAGGGAACTTCCCATTCTATCCATCATCAAGAGAAATCCCTTGTGCTTCTTAAAAAGCCAGCATCTTGCCTTGAACTAGTGGCGCAGAGGTGGATGATGGCAGAAAACAGGGACAAAAGGCTTTTGTATTACATTCCACTAAATTGTCTGGTCAACGTTTGATTGATTCTACCAACAAGCAGTGTAATAGCTCTTACTCAGACGTATGCAAATGTGCAGAGAATGTTCTCTGTGTGTGGCCACATCATTTACCAAACACATAGTTATAACAGGGGAAATAATACCTACTTACTTAAAGTGTGCTTTGCCTTTATGCACTATACATTGTGGATATAGATCATAATCAATGTTCCCTCTAAACTAAGCAACATGGAAAGAATAGAGTTAAATCCCTGAAGGATTGGTTTTTTCTAAAACTGCTGGATTTTCCCTAGCAGTTTACATTTTTAACACTGTTTACAGATCACCAAGCTTAGAGGGAACAGTAATCATAAGCAGTACTTCCTATCATTTTAAATACAAGGCTACTttaaactaaataataataatcctgcaaCCTCTCCCAATAAAAAGTAGGTACTTTCAGTGGCCGAATTGACAGGgtcagattatttatttttttcagttatcaaattctagggggtatatttactaaactgcaggtttgaaaaagtggagatattgcctatagcaatcagattctagttgtcattttgtggaatatacttactaaaatgacagctagcatttgattggttgctataggcaacatcttcactttttcaaacccgcagtttagtaaatatacccctaggttttTCATTTGAAAGCATATAGTATAACCATTAAGGTTAGGGTGGGGTGGACTAAAAGGAACGGAAAAGCCCATTTCTGTAAATAAATGGCAGCAATAGCTTTGATACAGAAGGTGTGTATATATCTCTGCTGTAAAATTTTATGCAAGTTGAATATGTGCCTCTATATATTTAGTTGTGTCTGTGCTATAAAGCAGCAGTTTAGATGCATGGTTGGCCTATAGGGACATATGATGGATGATTTGCATGACTCTGCCTCATGTTCCTTAAATAAGGGTTAAGTacctaatatttttgttttgtgaagCAGAGATTTGTAAATGCCTCTATTTTAAGAGGTTGATTGCTGTACTTCgaaagaataaatatttgttttgtagtGTTATTCAAACATATAATTGGACATGATTTATATTCTTGTGTATTGTATAAAAGTGCTAAACAGCTCTATTGTGGTTTGTGTGCAGGTGGAGGACGACGTGTCCCAGCTGACAGACATGTTGCGTTGTGTGCAGTCGGCAGAAGGCTTCCTCCTTGTGTACTCCATCACAGACTATAGGAGCTACGAGTACATCCGCCACCTTCACCAGCACATCCGGAAAGTACACTCCGACGCTAAGATTCCAATCATCATAGTGGCTAACAAAGGAGACCTTCTGCATATGAGACAAGTGCCTTCGGAATCCGGAATCCAGCTGGCCAATGAGCTGGGCTGCTCCTTTGTGGAAATCTCGACCAGTGAGAACTGTCATGACGTTTGTCAGGTGTTCCAGCACCTCTGCAAGGAGATCGGGAAGCACCAACCCATCAACGGAGGAGAGAAAAGGAGAGGGTCCATCATTCCAAGACCCAAGTCGCCCAACATGCAAGACCTAAAGAGACGCTTCAAACAGGTCTTGTCGCCGAAAGTAAAAGCTTCCTCTGCCATGGCATAGTGAGCGCTCCTATCTGAGAAagactctttattt is a genomic window of Mixophyes fleayi isolate aMixFle1 chromosome 2, aMixFle1.hap1, whole genome shotgun sequence containing:
- the RASL11A gene encoding ras-like protein family member 11A, which translates into the protein MRLPTMSSNFLLAPIPESADYFTVRDIKMAVMGTSGVGKTAMIVRFLTKRFIGDYETNTGNLYSRLVVVEGDHMALQIQDTPGLLKVEDDVSQLTDMLRCVQSAEGFLLVYSITDYRSYEYIRHLHQHIRKVHSDAKIPIIIVANKGDLLHMRQVPSESGIQLANELGCSFVEISTSENCHDVCQVFQHLCKEIGKHQPINGGEKRRGSIIPRPKSPNMQDLKRRFKQVLSPKVKASSAMA